From the genome of Pristiophorus japonicus isolate sPriJap1 chromosome 18, sPriJap1.hap1, whole genome shotgun sequence:
CAAAGCAGTTGAATATTCTCCTGCACCTGAAATATTTGTATTTGCCTTGCTTTTACAAAGGATTAAAGTTCTGTTTTTTGGATAGAAAGCTGAGTTAGTTAGATGACAGGTGTCTATGTCATGGGTAATAGAGAATATTCCCTCTGCTGGCAAATCTTTGTTGAAGGACTTGAGGAGAACTGAAATCTCATGATACAAATTTCAATGCTTTATTCACAAACTGAAACCGCTTCCTCACGTTCTGAACTGTGTGCAGCTGTGGAGGAAGAGATCTAGTCCGTAATTTTATGACTGTGACTGACCTTTAGCTTGAAACCAGGAAGCTCATTATACTATGTAGTTGCTGATGTATTGTGACTGAGTACTGGGGATAATTTATCTCACTAGGGACCATTTATACTAAAACCCTGTCCACAGCAGTAATCAAACCAGCAGGCAGCCCATGTTGTAAGCATCTGATCGCAGTGTTCCAGGCTGGGTTTTGCTGCCCGTGATATGACAGATTGGAGTCTTGTGGCCCTAGCACTGAGCAGAAGTTTTGTTTGTACAAAATGTCGCTTTTTATTTAAATGGGATTGAATTTTCCGTTAATGTAAAACCTTGGGGCTGGAAAGCAGTTTGTCTCTTGAGAGTTGTAAACAAAATATCCAAAACCTCTTCACTGCCTAAATTTTAAACCACACAGTGGCAGATGATTGCAATGCAAGAAAATGCAATTCATCGCTTTCAGAGCTTATGGGCCAAAACACTCCATTACTGTCGGTACCAATAAGTCACCAGGCTGTGTCTGCCATGCATTGTGCAGGTTTCATAACTCATCCTCAAGAGACTCTTGAATAAAATCATGCCCATTTATTACTTTTGTGGGATGTTTCTGCATTAAATCATATAAGGAGCAACAACGGATTGGAAGCCTGTATCAGGAGAACATCTGGTATGGATTTTTGCCCCTTTATTCAACCTGGATTTGTGGTTTGAAGATGTGAGGTGGCTTTGACTGCAGTCTACAGAACTGGGTCTAGTACATGAGCTTTGGTTGTGACAAATACAAATCTTGCCTGTTGCTGTGGAAGTTTATAGTTTATTCCATGTATATCTTAAGTTCCTTGACCTCAGTGCAGATATACACAGAATGGGATTCTCCATATGTTGGACAGAAACAAGCGGATAAAATCTCGACCGGAGCGTTTCCAGATCTGCAAAGACCAGTTTGATATGATAGTAACCTGTGAGGAGCGTGTGTACGATCAAGTGCTTGAAGGTAAAATGGCCATCCCTTGTGTTCGCCAACCCTTTGACCTAGCTGCTTGTGAAACGTCGTTTGTTGATGCCCCCATCTTATGATTTCCCAGATCTGAACTCGAGAGAACAGGAGACATTCCAGTCAGTGCATGTCATAAACGTGGACATTCAGGATAATCACGAAGAAGCCACAATCGGAGCTTTCCTCATTTGTGAACTGTGCCAATGTGTAAGTTTTTGCACCTTTTGTGTATTGGGAGGACTGGGAAAGAATGCGAAAGAGTGCTCAGGACAGAATAACGTCCCACAGTGTATCCAAATGGGATTGGGTATTAGTTACCCAGCCAAATGATTGCAGGTGAATGTTTTCTGAACACCGTACCACAATTGGTTCACATTGCAATACTGGTTAAGAATTTTACATAGTTGCTGTCACCTGATGGAGTAGTGAATGTGGAACATGCTTTGGTGCAACTCATTTCCTTCTGGTAGGTCCAACAATTCGACATGCATGCTACAGGAGATAACTGTGGCTTGACTGGGGAACAATCAATAGAAATTGGGCTATTTTTGATTAGCATCAACACTGGCCAGTCTTTCAATTCCTGATCTGATAGAGTGCCCAACACTTGGATTTTCTGCATAATGCTCCATCTTTGTCACAACTGTCTGCCACTTTTACTGCAGGTGTATCCCTGATTAAAAGTATGTAAGTTTGATTCCTGCAAGCTTACCTTGGGGAAGCAGTTAATGCATCGGCTGCACTGTTGGTGCCAGGGCTGTATTGTTGGTGTCAGGATGTTGAAGTGTCTTTatacataattttttttaaaaatcagtagGTGCCTCTTGGAATTTTGGCTCTCCTTTCACTTTCATTACCTGACTGACCCCAACTTTTGCTGTTCCATATTTCCTGTGTATCAATAACCTGAATGGTATGGCGAGATTCTATACAGCAACATTTAACAAGATTATAAATGGTTTAGTTTATAATAGTGTGGGAATGTTAATCCTAAAGCCCCCAAAATCTTGGAAGAAATGAAAGTGCTCGAGTTCTTGTGGAACTATAGGATGCAACATAACCAGGTGCAAGCTTCAATGGGGAATGAATATTCTTTCTACTCAATCACCATTTGATGTCCATGCATCATACCATAACTCTCGAGTATAACCCATTCAGAGGACAAAGTGCTGAGATTCTACTTCACTGCTAAGCATTCACCTCTGTTCCCAGTTTGATTTTGTTCCATGCTCACCGAGTAACAACACGCAAGATGTGGATCTTTGAAGCTGAGGTTTCAGACAAACTCCTGCACTACCAGTAGTCTAACCATCGGACACCACATGAACGGAAGGAACACTGTTCTCGGCTCCAGGATCTCTTGGAATTCAGTTCACACTGGAGGTTATGGAGTGAAATGTGTTTGGCCAAATTATTGTAGATTTATTGATTGCAGGTCTGCTGCAAGGAGAAATTCCCACCCCTCAGCATTTCCCCATCCTGGTCTTGCCTACCAGCTCTGCACAAGTGCCACTGAGCCCATtgctgagagaacataagaaataggagtaggccatttggccccttgagcctgctccgccattcaataagatcatggctgtctgatcgtggactcagctccacttccctacccgctccccctaacccttcttgctcaaaaatctgtctatctctgccttaaatatattcaatgacccagcctccacagctctctggggcagagaattccatagatttacaatcctcggagaagaaattcctcctcatcagttttaaatgggtggccccttattctgagactatgccccctagttttagtttcccctatgagtggaaatatcctctctgcattcaccttgtcgagccccctcattatcttatgtttcaataagatcacacctcattcttctgaactccagtgtgtataggcccaacctactcaacctatcctcataagtcaaccccctcatctccagaatcaaccgaatgaaccttctctgaacagcctccaaagcaagtatatccttccttaaatagagaccaaaactgtacgcagtactccagctgtggcctcaccaataccctgtacagagatGGGACATCAGCCCATAGCAGAGAGATTGATTCTTTTCTACCCTGTGGAGAAATGCTTGGCCTTTGTTTAGCCCCTTCCCACAGTAGCATTGTGAGCTCAGCAGTCAGGGCATTGACCCTGAAACCCTTGCTGGGGCTCAACCTAGCTAACCTCTGCCACTGAACCACAGCAGCTCAGTGCTTCAACAATGAGGTGGCCTCCAGTTAAAACATGGTGCCTGATTTAATGTATGAACAATGCATTCTGCAGGCTAATGCATATCTCTCAATTCATTTTTGTCCTACCAGTATATAATCAGTATGGCACTGACTGGATGGGTGGTTGGGGCTCTTTACCATAATAGTGTGCAGCCTGAGTAATCATCTATAAAATCTGATTTTCTTTTCTGGTCTACGACCTTAGTAAGGTTCTGCTTTCCTGTCTGTATAAAATCTAAGTCACTGCTCTTTTTGAAATTTGCAGTAATTGCCCTGCATTGTTTTTTTACACACACACGTTACTGTTGTTTTCCTGTCAGTGCCCTCTGttttagacagagatagacagattttagagtgagaaaggttatggggagcggggagggagagagagagaccaccaaCCATTCCAGCAGGCTCGAAGCAGTTTGATTGGTACCCAGGTCCATTGATAAAATGGAAGTGCACTTGTGTTGCTGCTGGAAGCTGGGCCAGGCCACGGGCAAGCGGCTGTGGGCAAACATACAACTTGCTGTCTGCTGAATTCCAACAAGAGAAAACTCCCTGAATCGGAGCTCTGTGGTATTGGATTTGGGGCAGGGATCGGGCACTACCTTGGATAGAGCTGGCATTAAATGGTAGTTTAATGTCTGTCTTTTCTCCCCACCCCAATAACTAACCCAGGGCTAGTCCAGCTCTTTTGTACAGTCTTTGTTTCATTTGAGTTCCCTTTTGAGATGAGACATATctgcactgagggttgtgaatctttggcattctctaccccagagggcgaaTGCTCAGTCGGTGAGTATGCACAAGATggagatcagtagatttttggacactaatggaatccagggatgtggggatagtgtgggaaagtggggtTGGTgtagaatgatggagcaggctcgaatggctgaatagtctactcctgctattATGTTATGTGTTACATTCTGTATTTATTTTCAGTTTGGTAAAATTCAGGGCAGCCAAGGAATGAACCCTCATTGTCCCAGTAGCATTTTCCAAACGCATCCAACTCCCCTGCTTCTCTTTTCCTCCCTTCtcttttcttctcctcctcctcctctccctcgcttctcctcccctctccttcagTCCTCCACGCTCACGGTGCTAAATGTTGACCTTTGCCATGTTTGCTGTTTAGATTCAGCGCACCGAGGACATGGAGAATGAGATTGACGAGTTGATCCAGGAGCTGGAGGAGAAGAGCGGCCGGACCTTCCTTCACACCGTCTGCTTCTACTGAGGGAAGGGAGTGGGGAGGCGCGGCGCGGTTGGTTCTGCAGTGCTGATCTGTATATAATTTATAGTCTATTTTAAGTTTGAATCGCTGCTCGGCGCTGGTACTGTAATGTGTCCGGATGAATCTCTTGTAGAACGAGTCTCCATCTGACGATGGCGCAAAGTGTATCCAACAAGAAAAGCTTCATTAAAAAAACCCTTGGCCGGAGCCCAGCTCTCCGTCTCTTTATTTCTCCAATCTCGTTTCTCATTTTGTTAAAACTCATGgttaggagaggaggagggagggggggggggggtgcagttgcTATAAGGAAGCTAATTTGTGGGATTAAAATTAAATGCGAGCTGGGATTGGGCGGCAGACGTGGTGCTGAATACAAATcgccagcaacacacacacacaccacacacagcggGCTGGGGAGCTGCAATGTCAGCAGGAGGAGGGCGGGCTGAGGCGGAGAGGGGGCTCGGCCCTGGGTAGTCGGCGGCTCTCGGGCAGGACAGCtacaggtggggagggggagagagagagagagagagacacccaacccTTTGGGTCTGTGCTGCCCGGCCTCCCTCAAAGCCCCCTATAGGGGCTCTCAGGTATCACCACCCCCTCCctacccctcacccctccccagctCAAGCCCTGCCTCTGAATTATTTATCGAGTGCGGGGCGGATCAATTTGTAACTGCGGCAGGGAAAAAAAAAAGCCAGGCTCGGCAGCAATGTGGCGCCTGTAAAatagagtggggggcgggggggggaagagggaggaggagagagagagaggtggcgctCGCTAGAGGCAGGGAGGCGGGAGGGAGAAGCGGCCAAGGGTCCGGCCAGCACTGGGACTGGGGCCAcactctgtcccccccctcccctcaccccacccccccggggGGCAGAGGGAAGGGGAAGCGGGCTGAGTGAGTGAGCGGTGCCCGGGACACGCTGCAGCCGGACAGCAGCGAGCACAGCCCGTGCTGGATGCTCCTCACCGCCAACACCATGATCTTCATGTTGGTGGGGACGTCGCTGGTGATGGTAAGGAAGGCCGCATGCTGTGTGTTGCGGTCATTTGCATGAGTGCTGGCGGCGGCGGTCGCCCCGGGGAAGCTGCCGAGCTTTTCCTCCCGTCTTCTCGCcaccgttgttgttgttgttgtgccccCGCCTCACCCGCTCTGCCTTTTGCTTGTCGCCTCTTTACAGGCGATAGCTTGCATCGTGGATATGAACGCTCTGCTCGACCGCTTCCACAACTACATCCTCCCGCACCTCCGAGGCGAAGACCGGGTCTGTCACTGCAACTGTGGAAGGTAAATCTTCCCCTCCCCCGGTCctcaaatctctcccccccccactccgcatCTCCCCGGCCCTCTCACCCACTGCAGCCGCCCTTCCCTCGGCCCCCTACACCACAATCCCACTTTTCAGCACCGCGGAATCGGCTCATTTTGTGACAGCAGGACCCGACCGAGCTCCACCCTCTTCCTCAATCCACTCTCACCATCCCCCACTCCCTCATTCAGTCCCTCCCCAACCGCaacccactctcacccccccccccattcagcccctccccaACCGCAAccaactctctccccctctccctaccccctcatTCAGCCCCTCCCcaacccactctttccccccccacccctcattcAGCCCCTCCCCAACCGcaacccactctcttcccccctctcctccctaccCCCTCATTCAGCCCCTCCCCAACCGcaacccactcacccccccccccattcagcccctccccaACTGCAAccaactctctccccctctccctaccccctcatTCAGCCCCTCCCCAACCGCAACCCACTCACcccccccattcagcccctccccaACTGCAAccaactctctccccctctccctaccccctcatTCAGCCCCTCCCCAacccactcttttcccccccccacccctcattcAGCCCCTCCCCAACCGcaacccactctcttcccccctctcctccctaccCCCTCATTCAGCCCCTCCCcaacccactctttccccccccactcctcattGAGCCCCTCCCCAGCCCACTCTCTCCCGACCCTTTCCTGTCACCCCTCTCCCTCTGTGCTTTCGcccctctccctctgtgctctcgcccctccccatctccgcTTCGCCCTTCCCCTTCTCCGCTTCAGCCTCCCTCTATTCCgccacagcaccccccccccccccccccccccccggctacaTTCTGCCCTTTCCCTCTCGGCTCTAACTCTCTCCCCCACTTTTCAGGCACCACATTCACTATGTGATTCCCTACGATGCCGATCAGTCAGTGGTTGATTCCTCGGAAAATTACTTTGTGACAGACAATGTGACGAAACAGGAGATCGATCTGATGTTGGGCCTGCTGCTGGGCTTCTGTATAAGCTGGTTTCTGGTGTGGATGGATGGCGTCCTTCACTGTGTCGTCAGGGCCTGGAGGACAAGCAGGCGTTACGGTGAGTGGATCCCCGAGTAAAGCTCCCAGCGCCCGAGGGAGGGGTCATGGGGGACAGGACGAGGCTTTCGCATGTGGGTTGGTCTATGCCCAAAGCTCTGCCCCTCCCGTTCAATCCCTTTAATGTACATTAACCCATCCCCCGCAGGTTAGGCTAGCCGGGGGTCAGGGGCAGTTTAATCCAAAAATCTGCTTTGAACAGATTCTGGGGTTAGTTTCAGGTAAATTCTAATATTTTAAAATGTGTGATTGATTTATCCAGATCCTGTCTGATATATGCGCATCCTGCGCTGGGTTCCATCCAATCTGAAGGTGGGAGTGACTCTGGGTGCAGTGAATCCAGATTGGGGGAGTGATTCAGGCACTGGGTACAGTGAATCCGGATTGAGGGAGTGATTCAGGCACTGGGTACAGTGAATCCAGATTGAGGGAGTGATTCAGGCACTGGGTACAGTGAATCCGGATTGGGGGAGTGATTCaggcactgggtatggtgtgggcttTAGTGCTGCAGTGTGTATACACctatagatatgtgtgtgtgtatatatatatatatatatatatctatatctatatatactcCTGAACTACTGTTTCATCCCCTTTTCCTTTCAGACAATTCCTGGTCCTGGATCCCGAGGTTGTGTAATCTGAAGGATTTCAGGAGGCGCTCCCACCGGCAATACGAGGAGTCTGCTGGGAACATGGTGCACATCAAACAGAAACTGTATCACAACGGGCACCCGAGCCCCCGACACCTGTAACCTCCAACCAGCGCTGGCTGGGACTTGAAACAGGGAGCCTGTGGAGACTCCGAACCGTTTTCAAACTGGATCCAAAACAAACAGTGCTCCTCACGCCGTGATGGCGGCTGTCCTGAGGCAGCCCGTGTGACCTGTACattctgtaaataccccgggttaCTGCCCAAAACGGCTGCTTCTCTGTAATCTTTTCTTATTTTGAGTACTTATACCAAGAGATGCTCGGAGATGACTCACTGGTAATCTGGTTTTAACTTTTTTGCAAATCTTTTCCCATCACATTAATATTGGTTGTCAGACCCTCCTCCCTGCCTGTAAACACTGACTTCCCACCCTCCACCCACCAGCACACCAGATTCGGTGCAAATTTGATCAACTAAACGGGACGCCTGTCTCTTTCAAAGGCTACTTTTAAGATCCACAATGCTGTCAGTCTGAATCATTGCACCGGCCCAGGCAAGTGTTGTCCCCGGGGTCACTGTAGAGCGAGAGAGCTCGTGTCCGGAGCCAGAGTTAGACCTTTGTTCCACTCTTATCGGtttagacttttttttaaaaaaaaagcccgAATGCGTTTGTTGTGAGACAGACACGTGGAATCACTTTATTTGAAAATGGGAAGGTTTCAATCCGAAATCGCTCTGGTTTCTAGTAATAGGACCGGGTGTACATCACCAGGCAAGGGATCCAGGCCAGAATCAGGTCACAAACCCCATGCATTGAAGCGATTTAGAACTGTACAATTCTGCTGGATGTTACCTAAGGACAAGTGTAAAGATTTAATAGTCTACAGTATTCTGTACAACCCATCCTCATTAAAAATATAAATTCCCATGGCTCCTCCTTTTATTGAAGTTTAATATTGCAACAGAAGGAACTGGAAGTTTTATAAATTTGTAATTTTTTTGTGTAGTCAAATGTGAGGGCTGTTAAATTGCCTTTTCCCAAcattcctctccacccccccccccccccccctttgtccTGTGAAGGAATTGTCTCTACACAAACCTCCTTGAATTGCAAGGTTGGGACAAGCCAGTCCTGCTCCAGTCACTCGTGTGTCAgtgtttaagaggagatttaattacCTGGGGTCGGAATATGTACCTGGTATAAAGAGTTGGGTTCTGAGGGCAGTAGGTGGAATTGGTTAGTAATACAAgaacatattgggctagaaaagACCCTAAAAAGTCCATCTGAACTGTCACATAACTAATAGCCTTGAATTACCCTCTTCCTCATCGGAAAGTACAGCAAATGTCCATAAATCTCCAGAAAGCCAGTTGCATATGTCCTCCAGTGCTGGTATCTCTCGGGTACCTGGACGATTCTAATTGGCGTGAGAGATCAGGCAAAGAAGGGTATGAGCTGTTACAATGCCTGTAAATCGTTAACTCCTTTCTCACTAGTGTTGATTTGTTATCTTGTGGAAATGTGTGTGAAATGTGTAAGGATGAGCTGGGCTGGAGGCACAAAatgcataaaaacatggaacaggtGAATGTGAAATGTGtcggagaaaaaaaattaaaagtaattTTGATGTTGATTTGTGTAAagattagattttttttttcccgtGCTGCCGGCACTGCAATCAATCCCCTGGGATGGATGACCAATACCCCAGGAAATTTGTGAAGCACTGAAAGAGTTGATGTATAGGATAGAAAAGGCCAATGTAACTAGAACCATACCTGGTAACTGGAGCCCTATTAGAACCATACCTGGTAACTACAGCTCCATTAGCAGAGCCAGAGTTATACCTGGTAACTAGAGCCCTATTAGCTTAACCTCAATAACCGGAAAACTAATAACCACAATAGAACAGTAACTATATGACAATACCCTAATAAATGGCAGCCAATGTGGATTTAGCTGGGGCAGGTCTTCCTTGATCAATCTCTTGATTTTTTGGTGGGAGTGATATTGTAAATTGGGAGACTTctaaaattacaacatggaaactcgctgttcggcccaaccagtttttGTTGGTGTTTGTCCTCCATGTGGGCAGTAGTTCTAATCCCACCTTTTTATAATCCCCTTTTCTTAAACCACCGATCTAATCTGTTTTtcaatgttgacatggtctctgcttcaatcactacctCTGGCAGTATCCTTCACCGCCTTATACCTTCTGTTTATAAAAGTTTTTAATGCTTTctgctaaatctcttacatttaaaatTATATCTGTCTCATTCAGTCACTGAGAACAGACTGTTTCTATTCTGCCTTTACAATCTAAGTAGGTATCAAGATATGGACTGGGATTAATAACTGCATAGTCGTAAGGGAGCTAGGTTGCAGTAGGGCAGGTATTGAAGGATGTACCCCAGGTTATGTGCTGGGATCCCTCCTGTTCCTGGTACACATGTCTGCCCTGAGATTGCTGTCTCAATGCAAGATCATTACATTTGCAGGACTGTGGTCTCAGGAGGCAGTCAAAACTTTCTGTAGACTGTACGATTGGGTTTCGACGCGAGTGATCAGTGGCGAGTGAAGTTCAATATACTCTAATGCAAGGCAGCAGATATTGGAAGTAAACACAAGAGCGCAATGGAACCTGCAAAGTGAGAAGTGAACCAGACCCAGGGGTGTGAGTTGATTGGTGGTTCATCATGAGACAGCACTAAATAAGCTAAATACTGGATAATATCAAAATAGTGAGTTCAAATCCCCAGAGCGCCATGCagaaactggacaggctgcacctgGAGCACTGGGTATAATCTGGTTGCTGTGTCTCAAGGGGGCCATCAGGGCAGAGGAGAACAGATGTCAGAGGGATGTGTGGTGAAGAATAACTTGATAAATTCGAGCCCTTTGGCCTCAAACACAGACATCGCAGAGAGCACCTTCTAGAAGTATATTGGCTACGTAATGGAATAGAGAAACTAAACCTGATGCTAGTAAGACACACCAGGGTGGCAGAACAAGAAGGCACACAGGGTcagggatcaggaaggtgatttgaGAGTACAACATGACTCATTTAGAAAGCATCTCAATGCTGTACTGGTGACATGGTAGGGCTGTTATTTGGGATCAAGCAAACTGATGGGCCGCCTTCATGTCTTGCAATTATAAAATTCAAGGGTTCCAATGATGGGTCCCTCTTGAAATGTTAATGTGTTTTCTAGTTCAGATGCTAACCAACTTACTATATATTCCCAGCCCTCAATTTTCTGCTCATGTCTATAAATATTCAAAGTTGTCTCTTTTCCGTTAAGCTAATAATTAAGACAGCTTGCACTGTGTTTGGGTGGTCCAGCAATCTAGTCGGTACAGACAATTTGCTTTGAGTATTACGGGTTTGTCAGCCTGCCTGTAAGTTGTATCTCTGGACTAAGGTAGTGTTAAGGACTCAGTCAGTGAATTTGTTCTGAAGTTGGAGCTCGTTCACTGCACATGGATGAGATTGTATGGCGATGAAGTCAAACATCAGGCCCTCACAGATTAAACATTTACTGTTGGCTGCATAAAATAATTGAGTTATAATTAAAGAAAAGGAAGATTGTTATGTCTGTCTATACAGCGACCCGTGTGATATGTAATGTGCCTCCTTTCTGTTGTAATATATCACTGTTGTGTATATAATCTAAACGCCCCCCCTTTGTGTATATCACCCCGCCCATTTGTGTTGTAATGTGACTATCCTTACGTATAATGTGACCCATGCCCCCTAAATTTATATAAGGTGCAGCCACTTGTGTACAGTGTAACTCCGCCATGTGTCTAATGTGACTCCATCTTTTGAGTATAATATGACTCTGCCTTTTGTGCATACGTTTCACTCCTGATTATTCACTCATTTTGCTCTATCTTGAATTAAACAATGTAAATAACAGGGATTTAGTGCTCAAAATgtgaatgatcagataatttgaattTAACAGTCGATTGTAATCTCTTGTGTAATTATATCcccttc
Proteins encoded in this window:
- the LOC139229285 gene encoding transmembrane protein 240, which gives rise to MLLTANTMIFMLVGTSLVMAIACIVDMNALLDRFHNYILPHLRGEDRVCHCNCGRHHIHYVIPYDADQSVVDSSENYFVTDNVTKQEIDLMLGLLLGFCISWFLVWMDGVLHCVVRAWRTSRRYDNSWSWIPRLCNLKDFRRRSHRQYEESAGNMVHIKQKLYHNGHPSPRHL
- the ssu72 gene encoding RNA polymerase II subunit A C-terminal domain phosphatase SSU72; this encodes MPQNPLRVAVVCSSNQNRSMEAHSILSKKGFNVRSFGTGTHVKLPGPAPDKPNIYDFKTTYDQMYSDLIRKDKELYTQNGILHMLDRNKRIKSRPERFQICKDQFDMIVTCEERVYDQVLEDLNSREQETFQSVHVINVDIQDNHEEATIGAFLICELCQCIQRTEDMENEIDELIQELEEKSGRTFLHTVCFY